The DNA sequence TCCTCGCTGCCCAAACGTTCAAGGGTGCTGCAGAGACCGTCCTCGCCTCTGAGAAATCTATCGACGAACTCATCGACGATGTCTGTTCACCGAAGGGGACGACCATCGAAGGGATGGAGGTCCTTCGAGAGAGCACCGCCGAGAAAGCGGTTTCAGACGCAGTGGCGGCTGCAGAACGGCGGTCTGTGGAATTAGCACGAGGGACTGACGATGAGTGAACCGTCAGAGCTACTCGGGTCTGTCGAGGCAGACGAAGCCCAGCACGCACGACAGCTCGCGGCGGATGCCAACCTGGTCGTCGTCAAAGCGGGGACGAACTCGTTGACCGACGAACACTCCAACCTCGACGACGCGAAAGTCAACAAGCTTGTAACGGACGTGATGGATCTCCGCCGGCAGGGAAAACAGGTGTTGCTCGTGTCCTCCGGTGCGGTCGGGGCTGGAAAGGGTCTCCTTGGCCTCACAGACGAGACAGTCGAAGAGTCGCAGGCACTTTCGACGGTGGGGCAATCACAACTCATGCGACGGTACACCGAGTACTTCGAGCAGTTCGACCAGACCGTCGCGCAGATTCTCTTGACGGAGAACGACTTAGAGGACCCAGACCGGTTCACCAACTTCACGAACACCGTCGAAACACTCCTCCAGTGGGATATCGTCCCGATTATCAACGAGAACGACGCCGTCGCAACCGAAGAACTCCGCATCGGTGACAACGACATGCTCTCCTCGTCGGTCGCAATCGGTATCGGTGCGCAACTTTTGGTCACGCTCACCGATGTCGGCGGCGTCTATACCGGAAACCCAAAGAAAGATTCGACCGCGACCCGCATCGAAGCTATCGGCAGTAACTATGCCGCGGTACAGAAGTTGGTCGACGCGAGTTCGACGCACGGATTTGGTGGAATTCAGACGAAAGTCGCTGGCGCGCGTGCGGTGAGCGAACACGGCATTCCGGCCATCATCGCCAAATCCACCGCGGACGATGTGTTGGCCAAAATCAGTGCCGCAGAACCGGTGGGGACGATATTCATCCCGACGAACGGAGACGACGATGACTGAGAAAACGACCCAAACGAAAGTTGCAGAGGCACAGACCGCAGCGCTCAGAATCGCGGGATTGTCCGACGAAGCACGCGCCGATGCGTTGCACTCGATTGCAGACGCTATCGATGCGAGCCACGAGGAAATCCTAGCGGCCAACGAGACGGACGTTCGCGAGGCAGAGCAACTCCTCGAAGCAGGAGACTACAGCCAGGCGCTCGTCGACCGCCTCAAGCTCTCCCCATCGAAACTCGAGAGTATTACGGAGATGGTCAGGAGCGTTGCCGCGCAAGCCGACCCGCTCGGAAAGACGCAGACCGCCCGAAGGCTTGACGATGGGTTGGAACTCTACAAATGCACCGTACCAATCGGTGTTGTGGGGACGATTTTCGAATCTAGACCCGATGCACTCGTCCAGATTGCGTCGCTTTGCTTGCGCTCTGGGAACGCCGTTATCCTGAAGGGCGGCAGCGAGGCGAGCCATTCGAACCGCGTTCTCTTCGAGTTGATTCAGGACGCGACGGCCGACGTTCCCGACGGATGGGCACAACTCATCGAAGCGCGAGCGGACGTAGACACCGTCCTCGAGATGGACGAGGCGATCGACCTCGTCATGCCACGAGGCAGTTCGGAATTCGTGTCCTACATCCAGAACAACACGAGCATTCCGGTGCTCGGCCACACAGAGGGCGTCTGCCACGTCTACGTCGACAAAGAGGCAGACCTCTCGATGGCCACCGATATCGCGTATGACGCAAAGGTGCAGTACCCCGCGGTGTGCAACGCGGTTGAAACTCTCTTGGTTCACGAACGTGTCGCGGCGGATTTCTTGCCGAAAATCGCTGCGAAGTACACGGACGCCGGAGTTGAAATGCGCGGTGACGACGCAGCACGAGAAATCGTGTCGATGGAGGCGGCCAGCGAACTGGACTGGGAGACCGAATACGGCGACCTCATCATCGCCGTCAAAATCGTCGATTCGCTCGCCGAGGCAACCGAGCACATCACAACCTACGGCTCGAAGCACACGGACGCTATCGTGACCGACGACTCCGATCGCGCCGGTATTTTCATGCGGAGTCTCGACTCGGCAAGCGTGTTCCACAACGCCTCAACGCGTTTTGCTGATGGCTTCCGCTATGGACTCGGTGCCGAAGTCGGCATCAGCACTGGAAAAATCCACGCGCGCGGCCCCGTCGGCCTCGAAGGGCTCACCACGTATCAGTACTACCTCGAAGGCGATGGGCAGGTCGTCGGGACGTACGCGGGGGCCGATGCGAAACCGTTTGTCCACGAGGACTTCGACGGTTCATGG is a window from the Haladaptatus sp. ZSTT2 genome containing:
- the proB gene encoding glutamate 5-kinase, which translates into the protein MSEPSELLGSVEADEAQHARQLAADANLVVVKAGTNSLTDEHSNLDDAKVNKLVTDVMDLRRQGKQVLLVSSGAVGAGKGLLGLTDETVEESQALSTVGQSQLMRRYTEYFEQFDQTVAQILLTENDLEDPDRFTNFTNTVETLLQWDIVPIINENDAVATEELRIGDNDMLSSSVAIGIGAQLLVTLTDVGGVYTGNPKKDSTATRIEAIGSNYAAVQKLVDASSTHGFGGIQTKVAGARAVSEHGIPAIIAKSTADDVLAKISAAEPVGTIFIPTNGDDDD
- a CDS encoding glutamate-5-semialdehyde dehydrogenase; amino-acid sequence: MTEKTTQTKVAEAQTAALRIAGLSDEARADALHSIADAIDASHEEILAANETDVREAEQLLEAGDYSQALVDRLKLSPSKLESITEMVRSVAAQADPLGKTQTARRLDDGLELYKCTVPIGVVGTIFESRPDALVQIASLCLRSGNAVILKGGSEASHSNRVLFELIQDATADVPDGWAQLIEARADVDTVLEMDEAIDLVMPRGSSEFVSYIQNNTSIPVLGHTEGVCHVYVDKEADLSMATDIAYDAKVQYPAVCNAVETLLVHERVAADFLPKIAAKYTDAGVEMRGDDAAREIVSMEAASELDWETEYGDLIIAVKIVDSLAEATEHITTYGSKHTDAIVTDDSDRAGIFMRSLDSASVFHNASTRFADGFRYGLGAEVGISTGKIHARGPVGLEGLTTYQYYLEGDGQVVGTYAGADAKPFVHEDFDGSWHPGSLSNQ